From a single Lolium rigidum isolate FL_2022 chromosome 7, APGP_CSIRO_Lrig_0.1, whole genome shotgun sequence genomic region:
- the LOC124672045 gene encoding uncharacterized protein LOC124672045: protein MAAKKQKEKRDQRAIDEKKRLAVVKMQKRARDKRARDRGKLSKERQVSGNSSPRTPWIIEMVELNRLWSKQAKDFDERYGHPDPVTSDRSFVEKAFGSTNVDCDDSLASSIVSLALFDAFENNRNRADRLRIKVLLPRERNIHIDGFLGLYDKDIAIVTCFYCSDPRSVNLDAQVQHLSDHDSVVALGRAFNSGTLMSVEGQRIHVVTTDGSERALIYNCTITEAGLGGPVIDKDGHFLGLNIDCDTNTKRTSILPWQLLRERLQYFEKYTPNSTNFRAYTLPEDLFSIVPSGHWNTVNYLTSMGYPKPPPLVLEIGGSLCNKFEEKFGESYVYKGLDYNLWCRGTREGVFSKLRKEVLTNICRRVVFLTSYNGDRRSFACTGYLIKWHKKGTHVILTSASLVRSPVDEDKID, encoded by the exons GGGACCAAAGAGCCATAGACGAAAAGAAGAGACTGGCTGTAGTCAAGATGCAGAAAAGGGCAAGGGATAAAAGAGCCAGAGACAGAGGGAAACTGTCAAAAGAAAGACAGGTTTCAGGGAATAGTTCTCCCAGAACACCCTGGATAATTGAAATGGTGGAGC TCAACCGGTTGTGGAGTAAGCAGGCAAAAGATTTTGACGAACGATATGGGCATCCTGATCCAGTTACTTCAGACCGGAGTTTTGTAGAGAAGGCATTTGGTTCTACAAATGTGGATTGCGATGATTCGTTGGCTTCCAGTATTGTCTCGCTTGCTTTATTCGATG cgtttgagaataacaGAAACAGAGCTGATAGATTGAGG ATTAAAGTGCTCCTTCCTCGCGAAAGAAATATCCATATAGATGGCTTCTTGGGACTATATGATAAAGATATTGCTATTGTCACGTGCTTCTACTGCTCAGATCCCCGTTCTGTCAATCTGGATGCTCAGGTACAACATCTGTCTGATCATGATTCAGTAGTAGCTCTTGGGCGTGCCTTCAACTCGGGCACTTTGATGTCCGTTGAGGGGCAGCGGATTCATGTCGTGACTACGGATGGCTCTGAACGTGCTCTGATCTATAATTGCACTATCACAGAG GCTGGACTTGGAGGACCAGTTATTGATAAGGATGGACACTTTCTGGGGTTGAACATTGATTGTGATACCAATACGAAAAGGACCTCGATCCTACCATGGCAGTTGCTTCGTGAACGCTTGCAATATTTTGAGAAGTACAC CCCTAACTCTACCAATTTCCGTGCATATACCTTGCCTGAAGATTTATTCAGCATAGTCCCATCAG GACATTGGAATACTGTCAACTATCTGACATCCATGGGATATCCTAAGCCACCACCACTTGTGCTCGAGA TTGGTGGGAGTTTGTGTAATAAATTTGAAGAGAAATTTGGTGAATCATATGTTTATAAGGGCTTAGATTACAATCTCTGGTGTCGTGGTACTAGGGAGGGGGTCTTCTCTAAACTTCGGAAAGAAGTCTTAACAAATATATGCCGGCGTGTTGTCTTCCTTACTTCATACAATG GAGACAGGAGATCCTTCGCTTGCACAGGCTATCTTATAAAGTGGCATAAAAAAGGCACGCACGTTATTCTGACCTCGGCCAGTTTGGTTAGGAGTCCCGTTGATGAAGACAAGATCGATTAG